The following coding sequences are from one Streptomyces dengpaensis window:
- the pknB gene encoding Stk1 family PASTA domain-containing Ser/Thr kinase — translation MDTTLQDPLVGQMLDGRYRVDARIAVGGMATVYRALDTRLDRVLALKVMHPSLAADGSFVERFIREAKSVARLAHPNVVQVFDQGTDGSYVYLAMEYIAGCTLRDVLRERGALQPRAALDILEPVLAALGAAHRAGFVHRDMKPENVLIGDDGRVKVADFGLVRAVDTVTHTTGAVLGTVSYLAPEQIEHGTADPRVDVYACGVVLYEMLTGDKPHSGDSPAQVLYQHLHADVPPPSAAVPGMPYELDELVTTATARNPEVRPHDAAALLGQVLGARAGLTDEQLDAVPPGALAAGHDIAEDRTSVIPRSLTVPRLLPVNEDEHEDDNSGLGRTSRFEHTSRFESAPVAPSRRAPRHQRGVLAVVAAIVLVLGLGAGVWYINSGQFTRVPAILTKTQAEAEDRLAKAGLDVGEVKHEYSDTVKRGTVIRTDPEIGARIRDNDSVTLTISDGPETVKVPDLKGFALFKAKEVLKDNGLAAGMVTREFDEDVPKGFVIRTDPDSGTKRRAGSAVALTVSKGSPVEVPEVTGSSVEDATAELRESGLRVKISPETVTSEFDRGEVAEQSPGAGREAAEGDTVTLTVSKGPEMVEVPDVVGDSVEDATQELEAAGFVVDVDRGLLGLFGDEVKSQSVEGGETAPKGSSITIEVR, via the coding sequence GTGGACACGACCCTTCAGGACCCGCTTGTCGGGCAGATGCTCGACGGCCGGTATCGCGTCGACGCACGCATCGCGGTCGGCGGGATGGCCACGGTCTACAGGGCCCTGGACACCCGCCTCGACCGCGTGCTCGCGCTCAAGGTGATGCACCCGTCGCTGGCCGCCGACGGTTCCTTCGTCGAGCGCTTCATCCGCGAGGCCAAGTCGGTGGCCAGGCTCGCGCACCCCAATGTGGTGCAGGTCTTCGACCAGGGGACGGACGGGTCGTACGTCTATCTGGCCATGGAGTACATCGCCGGATGCACCCTGCGTGACGTCCTGCGCGAGCGCGGCGCCCTGCAGCCGCGGGCCGCGCTCGACATCCTGGAGCCGGTACTCGCCGCGCTCGGCGCCGCGCACCGCGCCGGGTTCGTGCACCGCGACATGAAGCCGGAGAACGTCCTGATAGGGGACGACGGCCGGGTCAAGGTGGCGGACTTCGGCCTCGTACGGGCCGTGGACACCGTGACGCATACGACGGGAGCCGTCCTCGGCACCGTTTCGTACCTCGCCCCCGAGCAGATCGAGCACGGCACCGCCGACCCCCGCGTCGACGTCTACGCGTGCGGGGTCGTCCTCTACGAGATGCTCACCGGCGACAAGCCCCACTCCGGCGACTCCCCCGCGCAGGTGCTCTACCAGCACCTCCACGCGGACGTACCGCCGCCGTCGGCCGCCGTGCCGGGGATGCCGTACGAGCTCGACGAGCTGGTCACCACGGCGACCGCCCGCAATCCCGAGGTGCGCCCGCACGACGCGGCGGCGCTGCTCGGCCAGGTCCTGGGGGCGCGGGCCGGACTCACCGACGAGCAGCTCGACGCCGTACCGCCGGGGGCTCTTGCCGCGGGCCACGACATCGCCGAGGACCGTACGAGCGTGATCCCGCGCTCGCTGACCGTGCCGCGCCTGCTGCCGGTGAACGAGGACGAGCACGAGGACGACAACTCCGGCCTCGGCCGGACCAGCCGGTTCGAGCACACCAGCCGGTTCGAATCCGCGCCGGTCGCCCCCTCGCGGCGCGCCCCGCGGCACCAGCGCGGGGTGCTCGCGGTGGTCGCCGCCATCGTGCTGGTGCTCGGCCTCGGCGCGGGCGTCTGGTACATCAACTCCGGCCAGTTCACCAGGGTCCCGGCGATCCTCACCAAGACTCAGGCCGAGGCCGAGGACCGGCTGGCGAAGGCCGGGCTCGACGTCGGTGAGGTCAAGCACGAGTACAGCGACACCGTGAAGCGCGGCACCGTCATCCGCACCGACCCGGAGATCGGCGCCCGGATCCGCGACAACGACTCCGTGACGCTGACCATCTCGGACGGCCCGGAGACGGTGAAGGTGCCCGATCTGAAGGGCTTCGCCCTCTTCAAGGCGAAGGAAGTGCTGAAGGACAACGGCCTCGCCGCGGGCATGGTCACCCGGGAGTTCGACGAGGACGTCCCCAAGGGCTTCGTGATCCGCACGGACCCGGACTCGGGCACGAAGCGGCGTGCCGGTTCGGCCGTCGCCCTCACCGTCAGCAAGGGCAGCCCGGTGGAGGTGCCCGAGGTCACGGGCTCGTCCGTCGAGGACGCCACGGCGGAGCTCCGGGAATCGGGCCTGAGGGTGAAGATCTCCCCGGAGACGGTCACCTCGGAGTTCGACAGGGGCGAGGTCGCCGAGCAGTCGCCGGGCGCGGGCCGCGAGGCCGCCGAGGGCGACACGGTGACGCTGACGGTCTCCAAGGGCCCCGAGATGGTCGAGGTCCCGGACGTCGTGGGCGACAGCGTGGAGGACGCGACGCAGGAGCTGGAGGCCGCCGGGTTCGTGGTCGACGTGGACCGCGGGCTGCTCGGGCTCTTCGGGGACGAGGTCAAGAGCCAGTCGGTGGAGGGCGGCGAGACGGCGCCCAAGGGGTCGTCGATCACCATCGAGGTCCGCTGA
- a CDS encoding thiazole synthase: protein MADDPFVLGGTSFSSRLIMGTGGAPSLDVLERSLVASGTELTTVAMRRVNASVHGSVLSVLDKLGIRVLPNTAGCFTAGEAVLTAWLAREALGTDLVKLEVIADERTLLPDPIELLDAAETLVDDGFTVLPYTNDDPVLARKLEDVGCAAIMPLGSPIGSGLGIRNPHNFQLIVEHARVPVILDAGAGTASDAAFAMELGCAGVMLASAVTRAQEPVLMAEAMKHAVEAGRLARRAGRIPRRHFASASSPTEGLAQLDPERPAF, encoded by the coding sequence ATGGCCGACGATCCCTTCGTCCTCGGCGGTACGTCCTTCTCGTCCCGTCTGATCATGGGTACGGGCGGTGCGCCCAGCCTCGACGTGCTGGAGCGCTCGCTCGTGGCGTCCGGCACGGAACTGACGACGGTCGCGATGCGGCGTGTGAACGCCTCGGTGCACGGCTCGGTGCTGTCCGTTCTCGACAAGCTGGGCATTCGGGTGCTGCCCAACACCGCGGGCTGTTTCACCGCGGGTGAGGCCGTGCTGACGGCTTGGCTCGCGCGGGAAGCGCTCGGCACGGATCTGGTCAAGCTGGAGGTCATCGCCGACGAGCGGACACTGCTGCCCGATCCGATCGAACTGCTCGACGCGGCGGAGACACTGGTCGACGACGGCTTCACCGTGCTGCCGTACACGAACGACGATCCTGTGCTGGCGCGGAAGCTGGAGGACGTCGGGTGCGCCGCGATCATGCCGCTCGGGTCGCCCATCGGGTCCGGGCTCGGGATCCGGAACCCGCACAACTTCCAGCTGATCGTGGAGCACGCGCGCGTGCCGGTGATTCTGGACGCAGGGGCCGGGACCGCGTCCGATGCCGCGTTCGCCATGGAACTGGGGTGTGCGGGTGTGATGCTCGCCTCAGCCGTGACGCGGGCGCAGGAGCCTGTTCTCATGGCGGAGGCCATGAAGCACGCGGTGGAGGCGGGGCGACTCGCCCGGCGTGCGGGGCGCATTCCCCGACGGCACTTCGCCTCGGCGTCGTCTCCCACGGAGGGCCTGGCCCAGCTGGATCCGGAGCGGCCCGCGTTCTGA
- the thiS gene encoding sulfur carrier protein ThiS: MNVFVNGERQRIAEGTALDALVATLTAAPSGVAAALNETVVPRAQWSSTALSEGDRVEVLTAVQGG, encoded by the coding sequence ATGAACGTCTTCGTCAACGGAGAGCGACAGCGCATCGCCGAGGGCACCGCTCTCGACGCGCTCGTCGCCACCCTCACCGCCGCGCCGTCCGGTGTCGCCGCCGCGCTCAACGAAACCGTCGTCCCGCGCGCGCAGTGGTCGTCCACCGCCCTCTCCGAGGGAGACCGTGTCGAAGTCCTCACCGCCGTCCAAGGAGGCTGA
- the thiO gene encoding glycine oxidase ThiO gives MSPTHPSRLSHPSQSSRTSDGSDVLVIGGGIIGLVTAWRAAQRGFTTALVDPEPGGGAAQVAAGMLAAVTELHYGEQTLLGLNLASARRYPDFAAELTEATGQDLGYRQCGTLAVALDADDRAHLRELHALQHRSGLDSEWLSGRECRRLEPMLAPGVRGGLRVDGDHQVDPRRLAKALVTACERAGVVFHRTWAERLTVVRDRAAGVVTTDGTELAADQVVLAGGSLSGRLAGVPDDVLPPVRPVKGQVLRLTVPKRYAPFLSRTVRAVVRGSHVYLVPRESGELVVGATSEELGWDTTVTAGGVYQLLRDAHELVPGITELPLTETRAGLRPGSPDNAPLLGPTELDGLLLATGHYRNGVLLTPITGDAMAHVLTTGELPDEARPFTPRRFGAAAVTEQPA, from the coding sequence ATGTCGCCTACACATCCGTCACGTCTGTCGCATCCGTCGCAGTCGTCACGGACATCAGACGGATCAGACGTCCTTGTCATCGGGGGCGGGATCATCGGCCTGGTGACGGCCTGGCGGGCCGCGCAACGCGGATTCACCACCGCTCTCGTGGACCCGGAACCCGGCGGCGGCGCGGCCCAGGTGGCCGCCGGAATGCTCGCCGCCGTCACCGAACTGCACTACGGCGAGCAGACCCTGCTGGGCCTCAACCTCGCCTCTGCGCGCCGCTATCCGGACTTCGCCGCCGAGCTCACCGAGGCGACGGGCCAGGACCTCGGCTACCGCCAGTGCGGCACGCTGGCCGTCGCGCTGGACGCCGACGACCGCGCCCATCTGCGGGAACTGCATGCCCTGCAACACCGGTCGGGGCTCGACTCGGAGTGGCTGAGCGGTCGCGAGTGCCGCCGTCTGGAGCCGATGCTCGCGCCCGGCGTACGCGGCGGTCTACGGGTCGACGGCGACCACCAGGTCGATCCGCGCCGGCTCGCCAAGGCCCTGGTCACGGCGTGCGAGCGGGCCGGAGTGGTGTTCCACCGGACGTGGGCGGAGCGGCTGACCGTCGTACGGGACCGGGCGGCCGGAGTGGTCACCACGGACGGCACCGAGCTCGCCGCGGACCAGGTGGTGCTCGCCGGAGGCAGCCTCAGCGGGCGTCTGGCGGGGGTTCCCGACGACGTACTGCCACCCGTGCGCCCCGTGAAGGGGCAGGTGCTGCGGCTGACCGTGCCGAAGCGGTACGCGCCCTTCCTGAGCCGTACCGTCCGTGCCGTCGTCCGCGGAAGCCATGTCTATCTGGTGCCGCGCGAGAGCGGCGAGCTCGTCGTGGGCGCGACCAGCGAGGAGCTGGGCTGGGACACGACGGTGACCGCGGGCGGCGTGTACCAGCTGCTGCGCGACGCCCATGAGCTGGTTCCGGGCATCACCGAACTGCCGCTCACGGAGACGCGTGCGGGACTGCGGCCCGGCTCGCCCGACAACGCGCCGCTGCTCGGCCCCACCGAACTGGACGGCCTCCTGCTGGCCACCGGGCACTATCGCAACGGCGTCCTGCTCACGCCCATTACCGGCGACGCGATGGCGCACGTCCTGACCACCGGCGAACTCCCCGACGAGGCCCGCCCCTTCACGCCCCGGCGCTTCGGCGCCGCCGCCGTCACGGAGCAGCCCGCATGA